Sequence from the Etheostoma cragini isolate CJK2018 unplaced genomic scaffold, CSU_Ecrag_1.0 ScbMSFa_1523, whole genome shotgun sequence genome:
CATCTGGAACATCACCATGAGATCGCAATCAACTCTTAAATCCCAGGAACATCTGGAACATCACCAAGAGATCGCCATCAACTCTTAAATCCCAGGAACATCTGGAACACCACCAAGAGATCGCCATCAACTCTTCAATCCCAGGAACATCTGGAACACCACCATGACATCGCCATCAACTCTTAAATCCCAGGAACATCTGGAACACCACCAAGAGATCGCCATCAACTCTTAAATCCCAGGAACATCTGGAACATCACCAAGAGTTCGCCATCAACTCTAAAATCCCAGAAACCTCTGGAACATCACCAAGAGATCGCCATCAACTCTTAAATCCCAGAAACCTCTGGAACATCACCATGAGATCGCCATCAACTCTTAAATCCCAGGAACATCTGGAACATCACCATGAGATCGCCATCAACTCTAAAATNNNNNNNNNNNNNNNNNNNNNNNNNNNNNNNNNNNNNNNNNNNNNNNNNNNNNNNNNNNNNNNNNNNNNNNNNNNNNNNNNNNNNNNNNNNNNNNNNNNNAAAACATGGAaagaaacatggaaaaaaacatggaaaaaagtgacaaaaacatggaaaaaaaaaggtgacaaaaacatggaaaaaacgtgacaaaaacatggaaaaaatgtgacaaaaacacaggaaaaacgtgacgaaaacattgaaaaagcccccaaaaaatgttcattcaaaaagtttttttaacattattatcgcATTTTCCcacaattttttgtcactttttcaacgttgtggggttttctgtttttggtcatttttccaaagttttttgatatttttaacgttgacattttcagcacttgTTTAGGGTTAATAACCCAGACATCTGGAGTTATCCGTTACCAGACTTAAAGACCTGCAGCCGTCCTGCTGACCTGCATGGAGCAGCTCCTTGACACAGTCCACGTGTCCCTTGGCACAAGCGACGTGGAGCGGGGGACCGAAGTGGACGTCGTACGCCTCCAGCCTGGCGCCGCTGGCTATCATCAGCCTCACTACGTCAACGTTACCTGGGAGGAAAGGGAAGGTAAGGGTTTTACACACAGGGAAGAGGTCTGATGGGGTcaggatagtctagctagcggtctggatttaccctgcagagacctgaggaccaggtaccTTGTATGCAGGCCTCGTGGAGGGGCGAGGCGGTGAGGGCCGTGAGGGCCGGGTTTACATTGGCCCCGTACTCCAGCAGCAGCTCGACACACTCCAGACTGCCAGAAGCACAGGCGTGACACAGAGGAGTGCTCCCATGGATGGTCCGTACATCCACCTGGAACAACCGTTTGTAGATGTCATGGAGCAGATATGTTAAGAAGGTTCTGGAGACTTTGATGACTGCAAGGCTTTACCCCAGAAAAGTTGCTAGGTACCgggtctttttatttattaagggACCATATGTGGTCAGACCCAGACTGACGGCAGCATTAATGTAGAGCCCAATAGTTTTCATGGATTACAGAATCATGGATTCAAGATAGAGTCTCTACACAAATCAGTTCTAAAGTCTGTCTAAGTTTCCAACTGAGCCGCCCCACTGTAACTAGTTTGAAGGGGAACCAGGCTTTTAGGCTCGGTGGGCCACCAGGCTTTCAGTACACTGGGGGGGGAAAACCCACCCCACACAGAAGCGTTTTATGAACCCCCGATCGAAGAGATGTGTAATGCCGTCCCAACTCTGAGGGTCTGTGAGTCTCCAAGACGCATGCATCTCTCACTCGAGCTGTCAAGTTCTGGTTATGCAAAGATATTGATGGCCCCGTAACAAAGATGCTCACGTAAAACTAGTTCCTGTATGCTAAGGAGTGTGACAGTCCAGGACTACCTTGTCTTAACATGGAGCTGCCAGGCCTCCCTCAATCTCTAGATCCACACACATATATTCATACGTGAACACGTTTGGTAGTCCTCAGATATAATACCATAAACAGCTGTAGGATCtaaatttgtctttgtgtcagaGAGGTGTTGACCAGAATCCATGGAGACGtaatccttccatccatccatcttcaaccgcttatccggtatcaggtctcTGGAGCAGcggctccagcaggggaccccaaacttccctttcccgagccacatcaaccttctccgactgggggatcccgaggcgctcccaggccaggttggagatataatccctccacctagtcctgggtcttccccgaggcctcctcccagctggacgtccctccacctagtcctgggtcttccccgaggcctcctcccagctggacgtccctccacctagtcctgggtctttatattataaatatattatataatatatattatattatatatataatattatatataaatatcttatatataatataaatatactatattttatatatatattttataatgaatattatatattatataatgtatattatataatatattatataaatataatatataatatatttatattatataaaataataaaaaagctgTCATTATTCCTGCCCGAAAATTacagcccgaccaataaaggatttttaagaccaaCACTGATAAACCaaatactttttgttatttaaaaatccgatgttccgatatattatatatatatataaatatacaatatattacagatttccctaacataaGGTATTTGTACtcatgagttctcactaaaataagtgatatttgttgttgttgttccctCAAACTtgataaaaacacttttgttgtccaTGTCTCAATTTTCCGACGCTCATTTCCGGTACTTTTTTTCGTACTTTATCaccctttttaatattttttttgacGAATTTTTTTCCCCAGTGTTTTGTCGCCTTGTTCGACCTCCCATGtttctgatattaaaaaataaaataaaaaaaataaaaaacttagaaaggggtcaaatttgaccctaggacaacatgttaaagtactaataaataaaatgtataaaaatacaaattaagatAGGAAACTTAGAGTCCtatgaacaaaaacactatatataaatatacatacatatacacatacacacacatatatatatatatatatatatatacacatatacatacacatacatacatatatatatacacatacacacatatatatatatatatatatacagacatacatacacacatacatatatatatacacatacacacatatatatatatatatacagacatacatacacacatacatatatatatgtatatatacagacatacatacacacatacatatatatatatatatatatacagacatacatacacacatacatatatatatacacacacatatacacatatatacacacacacacatacatacatatatatatatatacagacatacatacacacatatatacacacatacatatacacatatatatacacacacacacatacatacacatagaaGTTTCTTCATTTCAAACGTTGTAACTTTTGCAATAATACCGTaataactctttttttaatactcGCGTCACCAAACTTTACCGTGCGCATTAGCTTCTATGTTGCCATGAATGTAGCTACAAGTCTTTGATGTGTGAGAACAAACGTAACAGGCACGAGCACCGCGTGCACGGGCTAACATGACTACTCGACGTCAACCAAACCTACCTTATGCATTCATGTGCACGCTCACGTGAACGTTAACctaatgttaaaatattaacGTAAACAGAGCTCACCGATATCGCACAGGAACGAGCGGCGCGCGGCCGTCACGTCCATGTTTCACCCGGTAAACACCCGGTGCTGGGTCGCAGCCTGCAGCTGGCTGGACTCCACGACGTCAGATGACGTCAGATGACGTCGCACGTATCGAACGGAGGCAATTGTGGGAGTTGTAGTTTGTTACATTCAGCGGTTAAAAGTAAATAAGCGCGTTACCGTAATACTTGTAATACTAATTTGAGgaacttgtactttacttgagaaTATctattttctgctactttatacttctatttCAGTAACATTACACCTCAATATATACAATAGTGTAAATAtacaaattattaatataatataatataatttaaatgagCGCTACCTtcaccagctgcaacattaaagtatttactttttataccaatacttctgtacttttacatgtcacattttcaatggaggacttttacttacttatttttaaagtgtggtattactacttttactactttagCTAAATATCTgtgtacttcttccaccacagaTTGCATTTCATAACCCAATTCATGTGATTTAactattttatgtttaatttaaggAAGATAGAAACCACATTAGCAGATGCGGACGTTCTCAGGACATTAAAGATGccacaaaaaaacgtttttacttgcttttttctttttaaatagctCCATATGTGTCATATGAATCTTTGggattttcacaataaaagtacATGGTGGTGAGATTTTAGATAAGACCGTAAGTCCTTCAGGTTGGTCTGTCCCTAAATCAAAAACCACGTTAAGACCAGCTTTCTAACTGGACATAATCAAGTCTCCGGCATAAGTTTTCATGttaaagttgacttttttttgcataaaagcCTCGCTAAAGCACATCATGATGCAACTATTTAAAAAGGGGCAGATAGCTAAGGTAGTGGGCTAAATAAcctaaaataatcaataaaaaaatcatacaaatgtcaataaataagCGATTATTTAACTTATGCCGGTCTAAAGATGCTCTActtcccttgtgttgtcctaaGTGCGTTACCGTAATACTTGTAATATGAATTTGAGgaacttgtactttacttgacaATTTCTATTTTATACTTCTATTTGTGTTGTCCTAAGTGCGTTACCGTAATACTTGTAATATTAACCTGAGGAACTTGTACTTTACTAGACAATTTCTATTTTATACTTCTATTTCAGTAACATTACACCTCAATACTGCATCTTTAACTCCACTATATTTATCTAATAACTTGACTACTACTACTTCCCTTGTGTTGCACACGTCCACCGTTCCCTCCACTTCCTGTAAGAAATTTAAGGAGAAGAAATTGATTGACAGCTTCGGGTTTTCGACaaagtttttttactttgcagtACAGAAATCATCAGAGCCCAAGATGGTCTAAATATTTGGacaaaatatatcatatatatatatcacatacAGGGCTGTCGTCAGTTCAATACTGCTGCAGTACACATTTGGTCCTCCTTAAGCAATTACAgtcaacccccccacccccccatggACCTGGTGTTAATGCTCGGGGCTCTCGTCACTTTGCATGATCCAGGAAGTAAAAGAACCGGTTCACGTGGTTCATGATGGACTACAGTCCCCCCCTACAGTCCCCCTTGTGGCTTGGCTTGTGACACGCATCTGGTCGTGCTGAGATTAGACAGGAAGAGGGGGTTAAAAGGACTAAATACTGAACCCACGCCCCCCTTATTCACTGTAATGGCTGACGGCTGGGGTGCCCCGCTCCCCCTTGCACAGCTGCCTGAATTTGGGGGGGCACTACCCTGAGGGACACCCTTTTACTCACATGATTCAAAGCCAAGCCACGTCTTGTAAATATACGCAAACACGTTGCAGAGACCAATCACAGATGAATAGATATCATTAATCTTCAAAACCCCTTTTACACAAGGACAGAAAACCTgcacccccgcccccccaccccccaaaccCCCACCCCTATCACATGTCCCCCCTCTGTAGGATGATTATGAATCTTCACTTGATTTGGCATCGTTGGACTAGGCATCATTTTACCATGATGAAGCAGAAGAACGTAGGGTGTTACTGTTAATTAGGCTTAACCAGTTTTAGTGCAACATCCATCTGAATGTGGTTTAAAAAGCATAGCCGgcccccccaaacccccccaaaaaacccCAAACCCTGTCCAACAACACTATCATGTCTccctatacatatatatggATCCTGGACTTCCTAAAAGGGGCAAACCATGTGCTTTGATGATCCGCCAGCCCGTAGGTGTGTACTTTTTTTGAGTAGGTTTTCTATATTTTGTGAGATTTCGGTTGTCTTTGATATCCGGAGGGGtggggtgtgggggtggggggggtgttGCGGACGGGTTGGTCTCTAGTCCGCGGCGTCCCCGAAGGTGTCCTGCTTCTTGCGCTCCATCTCGGCAAAGTCAAACTCGGAGCCCGTCATCCTCCGGTAGATGTCTTTGATGTCGTCGCAGGTGGTCTCGAAGTGGGTGGTGGCGTCGTACGTGCGGGAGATGAAGATCTGGAGGGGGGACAGGGTCTGAGTGTTAGTCCAGTCTAGGTGAGTCACGCTCCAGCATATTCAGAACTGCGCTGCCCTTTGTATTGTCCCAAAGTCAGTAACCAAGTCAAATAAATGCACATATTAGCTAGTTGTGTAGTTATGTGCATCTTTTAGACCAAATTGAGGAGTGCCTATGGTTACCATTTTCCctatgttattgtgtgtgtgtgtgtgtgtgtgtgtgtgtgtgtgtgtgttattgtgtgagtggctggtctggtctggtccgggtcttgtcttggtcttgacATAGTCTGGTCTTGGTAATGACTTGGTCTAGGTTTAGCACTGCTGTTAACTACTgtagaactactacaaactactattttttgggactgttattgccactcctCATTCTGACCCAAGAAcccgggtctgggtctgggcccgtcctaggtttctgcctaaaaggagtttttcagacaccacctaccaagaacCCGGGTCTGGGCCTGTCCCTGTCCCAGGTTTCNNNNNNNNNNNNNNNNNNNNNNNNNNNNNNNNNNNNNNNNNNNNNNNNNNNNNNNNNNNNNNNNNNNNNNNNNNNNNNNNNNNNNNNNNNNNNNNNNNNNtatagaccttagtggtccctaatactgtatctgaagtctctttatatagaccttagtggtccctaatactggatctgttGCACTTACTCTGATGCATGGGTCCACTTGATGTCTAaaccctctccccccccccaaaggtctCATGGGGTTGTTTGAGAAACGGCGCTTCAAGAACTTCCTCCAGTTCATTTCCAACTTCGACGAGAGCAACCCCAAAACCATGGAGGGCGTCGACCCCCAGCAGTCCACCATGAGGGACATTTTCAAGAAGTTCAACCTGGGCCAGGACGTCATCGACTTCACCGGCCACTCCCTCGCCCTCTACCGCACAGACGAGTCagtcccccaccccccaccccccacccccacctttAATGCATGTGATTGGGGTAACATTGTCCATTGGGTGGATTTCTAATGGTCTCCATCTCCCTCCACCCAGATACCTGGATCAACCCTGCATCGAAACCATCAACCGGATCAAGCTTTACAGTGAGTCCCTGGCCAGGTACGGCAAGAGCCCCTACCTCTACCCCCTGTACGGCCTGGGGGAACTGCCCCAAGGCTTTGCCAGGTACGGACCGCTTTTGACACGCACACCTGATATTTGTATGAATATCACGGCTgaaggatttggaaaaaaaaaacgtctaaTTGCGCTTTTTCCCGCCAGAAATTgcgatttttttcatttgcaatttttttcagCTCCCTGTTGCACCTTCCTACGATACTGTTAAATAAAGAACACAATAAACGAAAAGAtccactgaaaatgtaaaaataggaCATTTCTGTTGACAACCTGTGATATGTGACATTATTCCAGCATGTATCTTATGAAAGTAACAGTAAATTAAACGAcgaagaggaataaaaaatgtccaatcaaatgttgttttaataaataaaatttattaaaacacacactaactataaatataaaacttagtccttttgaacaaaaacaaacaccaaatttttttttaaactattaattcattataataaataatcagatttttgccaacagggacgttgtagacaACCTATGCAATGTTcctgtattaaaataaatttcaaaataaaatatattttttaaatccagaaacgcgtgaCAGAATATATTTCCCCAACATTAGTGTTTTGTGGTTTATTTatgagaataaataaaaataaaatctaataatttgtcttattgtcacaacagaacagaggaacatcaaaatatgttaaagttttgataaataaaatgtaaacaaattcaaaataactAGAAATATGAAACTTAgtcctttggaaaaaaacacaataaaatatcataataaaataataaatattaattaattataataaataatcaagaataaaataataaatattgattaattataataaataatcaagaataaaataataaatattaattaactataataaaaaatcaagaataaaataataaatattgattaattataataaaaaatcaagaataaaataataaatattgattaattataataatcaagaataaaataataaatattaatataatcaATCAGTGTtcatcaaataaaatgaataaaaatacaaaccaacTATAAATATGGAACTCAgtcctttggaaaaaaacacaaaataaaatattagaactaaataataaatattaattaattataataaataatcaagaataaaataatacatatttattaattatattaaaaaatcaagaatacaataataaatattcgttaattataataaataatcaagaatacaataataataaatattaattaattataataaataatcaagaataaaataataaatattaattaactataataaaaaaatcaagaataaaataataaatattaataaattataattaataatcaagaataaaataataaatattgattaattataataaaaaatcaagaataaaataataaatattaattaattataataaatcagtgttcatcaaataaaatgtataaaaatacaaaccaacTATAAATATGGAACTTAgtcctttggaaaaaaacacaaaataaaatattagaactaaataataaatattaattaattataataaataatcaagaataaaataatacatatttattaattataataaaaaatcaagAATACAATAATAGATATTCGTTAATTATAATAAGTaatcaagaataaaataataaatattaattaattataataaataatcaagaataaaataaatattaattaactataataaaaaatcaagaataa
This genomic interval carries:
- the LOC117939978 gene encoding ankyrin repeat and SOCS box protein 13-like; protein product: MDVTAARRSFLCDIVIKVSRTFLTYLLHDIYKRLFQVDVRTIHGSTPLCHACASGSLECVELLLEYGANVNPALTALTASPLHEACIQGNVDVVRLMIASGARLEAYDVHFGPPLHVACAKGHVDCVKELLHAGQQDGCRSLSLVTDNSRCLGY
- the gdi2 gene encoding rab GDP dissociation inhibitor beta, encoding MGLFEKRRFKNFLQFISNFDESNPKTMEGVDPQQSTMRDIFKKFNLGQDVIDFTGHSLALYRTDEYLDQPCIETINRIKLYSESLARYGKSPYLYPLYGLGELPQGFARLSAIYGGTYMLNKPIDEIVVENGKVVGVKSEGEIARCKQLICDPSYAMDRVTKAGQVIRVICILSHPIGNTGDVNSCQIIIPQNQVNRKHGERTQDVGGWIWLFSTKI